The genomic segment AGTGCCTGGAGATTTTCCTGAGCGCGGATGAGATGTCGTTGCACCGCCTCCTGCGTGGCGACGGGGTCGCGCCGCTTCAGGCCATCGAAGATGGCCCAGTGAAAGACTTGCGCCTGCTGCGCCGCGCCGGGTTTGAGAATGGTCTGCTGAAACCCCACTTTCAGTAGGTCGTGGACCGGTTCCAGCAGTTTGGCCAGAATCGCGTTCTTGCCCCCTTGAATCAGGGTCACGTGAAATTCTGCGTCCAGCTCGGAAAATCGGTCCGGGTCATCCAGGTATTGGTCCATGGTGCGGAGCAGGTTTTCCATATGACCCAGGTCGCGGTCAGTCATGCGGGTGGCGGCCAATCCGGCCAACTTGACCTCAAAGACCATACGCGCTTCAAGAAGTTCGGCCTGTACGGTATAGAACGACGAGCCGTTGCCAAGATGCATGAGGACCTGCGGATCCATAGGATTCCAGCGGTGGGCAGGATTGACGGTGGTCCCACGCCCCTGCTGAATCTCAATCAATCCCTTTTCGGCCAGGACTTTCATGGCCTCCCGGATCACCACGCGGCTGACGTCAAATTCTTCGGCCAATTCCGTTTCTTTCGGAAGACGCGACAGCGGCGAAACGTGTCCGGTCACGATCCGGCGCGTCAGTTCCGACTGAACCAGATGGCGGCGACTGATGCTTTTGGTGGTCACGTCTCCAGATTAATCCATCCGTGGGTGTTTTGTCGATATAGGTATGACCTATTGGGAATCCGGCCTCATCCAGACAACGACGCGAATTCGCTGTCTTTCACAAAGTTTTCCAAAAAACCAGCGCGTAAATTTGACAAAACTTGGTCTTTCCCGTATACAAAGATAGTACGTTTAATTCCTAGCCGCCTGTACTGTCGGTGCTGGACTGTGACGGCCCGCAGCGGGCCGTCCAGACCCCTTTCTGTTCCTGGAGGTCTTTATGTCGCGTTCTTTTCTGTCTTTGACCACTGCCCTGACGCTCTGCGGCTCAGGCGTCCTTGCCACTGCCCATGCTCAGGCCTTTAACTGGCAGGCTCAGAAAGGTAAGACCATTGCTGTCAGTGTGGTCAAAAGCCCCTGGTCCGACATCTTGCAAGACCGCGTGCAGGAATTCGAGAAACTCAGTGGGATCAAGGTCAATCTGAGTGTGCTGCCCGAGCAACAGGCCCGGCAGAAACTGGCCATTGACTTTGCGTCAGGCGGCCGGACCGTCGACGTGTTCGACTCAAGCCTGACCGTCGAAAAGGCCCGTTTTGCTCAGGCCGGCTGGTACGAACCGCTCAACAAGTACATGGTCGAGGGTAAACTCGACCCCACCTACCGCTTCGATGACTTCTTCACCTCCGCCCGCACGGCTGTGAAAACCACGGAT from the Deinococcus humi genome contains:
- a CDS encoding FadR/GntR family transcriptional regulator; the protein is MTTKSISRRHLVQSELTRRIVTGHVSPLSRLPKETELAEEFDVSRVVIREAMKVLAEKGLIEIQQGRGTTVNPAHRWNPMDPQVLMHLGNGSSFYTVQAELLEARMVFEVKLAGLAATRMTDRDLGHMENLLRTMDQYLDDPDRFSELDAEFHVTLIQGGKNAILAKLLEPVHDLLKVGFQQTILKPGAAQQAQVFHWAIFDGLKRRDPVATQEAVQRHLIRAQENLQALGEWLNPTREGSSA